One Candidatus Nitrososphaera evergladensis SR1 genomic window, TCGTAGTGTCTTTCTGCAGCTGTTGCGCTACTGGGAGTGCCCATACCACGGTCAGCGCGATGCCTATTGCAAAAAGCGCCGCGCCGCCTATCAGGACATAGTAGCCGCGTTTCAATGCTTGTTTTGTGTCTGCGATCTCCTTTGTTATTAACCTATATGCTGCAAAAAAAAGCTAGGCGGCAAACTTTTCGATTATCCTGACCATGCACTTTGTGCACTTGTTCAGAAGGTCGATTCTTGCAAACTCGTTTGGCGAGTGGATGCGCGCAAACATGTACGTGCTCCCGATGGATATGCAGGGCGCCTTGAGCACCTTGACAAACGAGTACATCGGGCCGGTGCCGGCAGAAGACACACTCAGTATAGAACTGCCAAACGCCTCCCTTGCCGCCTCGTCCACCTTTTTCACAAACGGGTCGTAGATTGAGGTCCTTGCCGCCGCCTCGCCGTGGATGAAATTGACCTCAATATCTGAAAAGCCGTGGTCCTTCAGGTGCTTCTTCAGCCGCGCCAGCTGCTTTTCAGGCACCATGCCGGGCACGAGGCGGAAATCAATTTTTACACGCGCCTTTGCCGGTAGCACAGTCTTGGCGCCTTCTCCGATGTAACCCGAGTCAAAGCCGGCGATGTTGCAAGTGGGCATCCCAACAAGCGCCTTTTTGGCGTCCCTGCCGCGGGCGCCTGCCACAAACCTCTTGATGCCGTACTCGCTCCTGAATTCCCCCTCGTCAAACGGCTCTTTTGAAATGACCGCAAGCTCTTGCTTTGTAAACGGTTTAACTTCCTTGTACCAGTCCTTTATCGTGACCCTGCCTGACTTTTCGTCGCGCATTGTCTTGAGCGCAGAGACAAGCCGCCACGCCGGGTTTTCAATCAGCACCGCAAGGCTGGAATGCGCGTCCCTTGACGGTCCCGTCGCTATCAACTCGACGTACAGCAGGCCCTTCATGCCAAGGCTTAGTATCGGCCTGTCCTTTGCGTCGACGTAGCCAAACTCCCATATCACGCCGTCGCAGGCAAGTTTTTCCTTGTATTTTTTCAGGTACTGCTCGACATGCACGCTACCGACCTCCTCCTCGCCTTCAACGATGAACTTGATGTTGCAGGGGACGTTGCCTGTCTCTTTCAGGAAATACTCGACTGCCTTGATGCGGGTTACCAGCTCGCCCTTGTCGTCTGCAGAGCCGCGGCCAAAGACCTTGTTGTCCCTGACCGTGCCGCTGAACGGCTCGTCCTCCCACAATTCAAGAGGCTCCTCCGGCTGCACGTCATAATGGTTGTAAAAGAGAAGCGTCTTGGCGGCAGGGTTTGCTTTTGACTTTACTTCGCCGTAAACTATGGGTGGCACAGTCTTATCATCGAGGTATAGCACCTCGGAATTGATGCCTGCCTTTTGCATCATCTTGGCAACAAGGTTTGCGCATTCGACGAGCCCGACCTTTTTTGCCGAGACGCTTGGCTGTCTGATTAGCGCCTGCAGGTCAGAGATCAAGTCGTTCATTCCAGCATCGACAAGGGAGTCTATCATTAACATTCGGTAACACTCTGGATATTGAAAATAAAGGTTGCTTTCTGACTAGGGCGCAACCTTGATTGTGCCGCGCATCCACGGCCAAGGCTCCGCATGGATGGTGTATTCGCCCATGTCGTTAAACCTGCACTCAAACGACTCGCCCGGCGCCAGCTGCTTTTCCAGCTTGACCCTTGAAGCCGTGGTGGCCTTGTATACATCAGACGATGGCGTACAGGCCGGTCCTATTACGACGGTAGTTGGGGCTGTCTCGTTGTTGGTCCACCTTATTGCACTGCCTGATTTCATGTCTATCACTTCAGGCTCGAAGTTCCTCTCCTGCGCTGCCGCTCCTTCTGGAATTTTCACTGCGTAGACAATCCACGAGTCAATTCTGTACAGCGGCGGGTTTGCGGCCCACGCGGAAAACAATGCCACAAACGCAAATCCTGCGGCAAGACCTGCTGCCGCCGGCATAGCAACATGCACGGCACAGCTATCGCGAACAGAATAATGAACTTTTATCGAAACAAACTGTCAGGGCTGTCCCGACGGCACTTCGATATTGAGCCTGTGCGCGTCGGATTCACTGCTGCTGAACTGCCGCTCGCTCACGTCTGAAAACGCGTAATACGCGACAAACACTGAAAACAGGAACGCAATGACTGACGGTATGACTACCAGGAGCAGTATGGCAGACATGTTTGTAATAATGCCGCGCGCACAATAAAAGTTCACCTCGATGCGCACATGCATTTATAACCATCCTGACACGCATTTTTCCCAAATGTCCAATAATTCCATCTTCTTCTCGCCAAAGTCGATAGCAGTCATTGGAGCTTCAGAAAAGCCGGGCGTAGGCAAGACGATATTTACAAACATTGCCAAGCATTTCAAGGGCAAGATCTATCCCGTCACCCCGTCAAACCCGACGGTTGGCGGCCTGACGGCGTACAAGAGCGTGCTGGACATTCCTGAAAGCGTGGATCTTGCAGTCGTGGCCGCGCCAAGCAGGTTCACCCCCGCGGTGATGGAAGAGGTGGGCAAGAAGGGGATAAAGGGCGCAATCATTGTATCCGCAGGTTTCAAGGAAGTCGACGAGGAAGGCGCCCGGCTTGAAAGAGAGGTGGGCGAGATTTCCAAAAAATACGGCATCCGGGTAATCGGCCCCAACTGCCTTGGCATCATGAGCCTGTCGAAGGACAACATGATGAATTCCACGTTCTTGAAGATAACGCCCAGCTACGGCGGAATAGCGCTTGTATCGCAGAGCGGAGCCATCTGCGCGGCAACAGTGGAAGACGCCGGAGCGCAGAACATCGGCTTTTCCAAGGTGATAAGCATGGGCAACAAGGTGGACATGGACGAAAGCGACGTGCTGGAGCTCTTGGCGGAGGACGATGACACCAAGGTTGTCGTGATGTACCTGGAGGACATACGCAACGCAAGGCGCTTTATGGACATTGCAAAGAGGATAACGACAGAAAAGAAAAAGCCGGTGATCGTGCTGAAATCAGGCAGGACGGCGGAAGGCGCCAAAGCTGCTGCGTCGCACACCGGCGCGCTTGGCGGCTCTGACGCAAACTATGAAGCCGCGTTTGCGCAGTGCGGAGTCATCCGCGTCGACACGATGGGCGAGCTGTTCGACCTTGCAACCGCATTTTCCAAGCAGCCGCTGCCAGAAGGAGGCGTAGTCATTGTATCCAATGCGGGCGGGCCGGCAATCATATCCACCGATGCCTGCTCCAAGTACGGCCTGAAAATGGCAGACATCTCGTCAATACGCGACGACATTGCCAAGGTCATACCGGCGTACGGCTCGCCGCGAAACCCCGTCGACATTGTGGGCGACGCGGATTTCAACAGGTTTGACAAGGTGCTCAACCTAGTCCTTGCGCACCCAAACGTGGGCTCTGTAGTTACGATGTGCACGCCTTCGGCGACCCTGAACTATGACGACCTTGCAAGGGTGCTGGTAAAAACGTCAAGGCAGTTTCCAAACAAGACGATACTTGCTTCCCTCATGGGGCTTGCAGAGGGCGTGGAGAACAGGGCGATAATGTCAGAAGGCGGAGTGCCGTACTACCTCTACGCCGAGCCGGCGATAAGGACGCTCAAGGCCGTCTATGATTTCAAGAGCTGGGTCGACAGCGCCAAGACCAAGGCTGGCACGCTCTCGTTTGCCAAGGACACTGCAAAAGTCAGGGAGATTTTTGCAAGCGTCAAAAAACAAGGTCGCAATAACCTGCTTGAAGAAGAAGGCTACGAGGTTCTGCGGGCGTACGGGTTTCCGACGCCAAAGAGCATCCTTGGAGCAACGGAGGACGAATGCGTAAAAGCTGCAAAAGAGATCGGCTATCCTGTCGTCATGAAGATAGCGTCGCCTGACATCATACACAAGTCTGACGCCGGCGGGGTCAAGGTCGGGATAAAGAGCGACGACGAGCTTCGCGCCGCGTTCAGGTCGATAATGGAAAACGCCAAAAAGTACAAGGCCGACGCCAAGATAAAGGGCGTCCTTGTGCAGGAGATGGTCAAGTCTGCAAAAGAAACCATACTTGGCGCAAGCCAGGACCCGACCTTTGGGCCGGTCATAATGTTTGGGCTTGGAGGCATCTATGTCGAGGTGCTAAAGGACGTGGTGTTCCGCGTTGCGCCCATTGACGAGCGGGAAGCGGCAAGGATGGTCGAGTCGATAAAGACAATAAAACTGTTGAAGGGAGTCAGGGGAGAAAAGCCGTCCGACCTGAAAGCGATTGCAGACTCGCTCCAGAGGCTGTCGCAGCTTGTCACCGACTTTCCAGAGATAAAAGAGTTTGACATCAACCCGCTACTCGTGTTGGAAGAAGGCAAGGGCGCAAGGGTGGTCGACGCCAGAATAATACTAAAGTAGTTAGCAATTACATGGCGGCAAAATCGACTGCCCTGTAAAACTAGCTAGGACGTTTACTTGCTGACAAGGGGCAGGCTGAATGCAAACGTTGCGCCCCTGCTGTCTTTGTTATTCTTGGCCCATATCTTGCCGCCATGCGCTTCTACAATGCCTTTTGAAATGAACAGTCCTAGCCCTGTACCTTTCTCTGACTTGCTGGCAAACTTTGTGAACAGCCTGGGTACTATTTCTGGATCTATTCCGGAACCGGAGTCTCTGACTGATACAATGGCAAATCGGCCGTCGTCATTTGATTCTTTTCCAAGCATAACCGTCACGGTCCCTCCCCCAGCGAACTTGATGGCGTTGCTTAGGAGATTGTATATGACCTGTGTTATCCTTCCTCTGTCTGCGTTTACGAAAACATCTTCTTTCTCTTTTCGCAAGAAAGACAATGTTGTCTTGTTGTTGTTATTATCCATTGATTTTTCCATGTCGCCGATGGCTTCCATTATTGTGTCGTTTAGGTCGAGCGTTTCTTTGTTCAACCGTAAGGATTGACTATCTATTCTTGCAACATCCAGCAGAGTCTCTGTAAGCCTGTTCAGCCTGTTTGCGTTTCTATTGATAATCTCAAGCAGCTGATGGTATTCGCTGCTGTTGCCCTCCTTTTGGTTTAGGATTTCTGTCAGCCCGATTATTGGCTGGATGGGTGTTCTCAACTCATGAGCAGCTATGCTGATAAACTCCTTTTGCATCTCGCTATGTGCTTTTAATTGCTCGTACAATTGTTTAATCCGTTCATACAATTCTGCCTGATTCCACAAGCTCTCAAATATTGAAGTGTATGACAATACGGTTGCCTTGCTGTTAGAGTACGTGGCCATGCCCATCGCTTCAAGGGATGTTTCTTTGGCGTCGTCTTTCAACTCCACTGCCAAGGAGTATCTCCTGTCCACTATGAGGAGCGTGACTCTGGTTTGCAGGGATGGTTCAATGCTTTTGACCTTGATCTTTTGCTGCGAATGCTCTTCAAATTTCTCCACTGTTTCTTTAATTCTGTCATCAATCGGCGTCATGATCCTGATTTGTACGCCGCCGTGCCCTTCTGCCATCTTTGTTAGCAGTCGCATCAATCCGGCACGCTCTTGGCGGAGAAATGCGTTGGCCGATGAAAATATCACCAATACTTCGCTTTTGGCCTCCTTGAGAAGGTCATAGCCGAGTTTCAATACTTTATCTGGATCTTTTATCGTCTCGATAAACTCTGGACCAATTCCCTCCTCAATCTCTTTTATCCTCTGCTCGGCAGGAATGGCCTTCTCCCAAAGCGTATCAAAGAGGTATTGATGCTGCCTTATGAGGTCTCTAGAGTTGCTGTATATTAGCTGCGGATTTGAACTCATTGCATAAACAGAAGTCGGAGCCAAAAAAACGGCCTCACTAATGCCAAAATTTAGGTTGAAGCCGTTAACATGCCGGATCTCTTGAGTTTTCATCAGCTCCTTGACCGAAGGCAGATTTTCCGCCGTAATTTCGGTTATCATTCGAATCTTCCCGCCCCTCTTGACAAAATCAGTACCTGCTTCGTACACGGGCGACCCGACTATTTTTGGTGGGACCAGGGCATCACAGCAATGATCAACCGCTTGTCTTGCCTTTGAGAAACTCTCTATGTTTCTTTTGAATATGCCATCCCACCCTGTCACAATTTCGGTGATTTCCGGCTCTATTCCCTCCTCAATCTCTTTTATCCTCTGCTCTGCTGGGATTGCCTTTTCCCAGAGCATGTCAAAGAAATATTGCTGCTGCTTTACAAACTGACGAGCTGTACTTCTGATGACTTCGGTCGGATGCTGTCCTCCTACCACGGATGCACTGCTTCGAAAATCCACTCCATCTGCTATTCCAAAGTTGCCCTTGATCCCCTGCAAATGCCTGAGCTCCACCGCGTTCAATAGCTTTTTACACTGAGGAACATTCCCACGGGTAACTTCTGTAATGTACCTGAGTTTGACGCCTTTCTCTTTAAGCCGTGCCAGTTTCTCATACAGGTTTGTCGCAACGGACGAAACGCCGTTAGAGTCCATACAAGTGTCGAGCCTCTCCCTTATCTGAGAAATAGTTTCCGCAAGAGCAACGACATTTTCGACCCCTTGTATGATTTCAGTTTTTTCCGGCTCTATTCCTTCTTCCATCTCTCGATAACCATGCCGGACTTCAGTTTTTCCTTCTTGATCCTCGTCATCAGCAGCGGTAGTAGTTGATCGAGTCACAGATTGCGCCAGAAGAAATAGAGTGCAAGGAGCAATAAAAAGCCCCAAGTTCGGCAGTTCAAAGAAGAGATTACTGATAGTTATTCTATAGGTTCCGTGAGTACAATGCAAATCGAACTTGGCATCATCAACCTTGGAGTTACCTGTTGCTGTCCCAAACTTTGCTCGTGTAAACACAAATCTGAACCTCCAAAGGTCCTGATTTGATTTTGTTATACAACTAGCTAGTTCCAAATAGAGAGCTATCTTGTCACGGACTTGGCTGATACGATTCTTTGTCTAAATTCAAAGTCTTTTCTCGTAAACAAAGTAAATCTTGCTGTTGCCGTCTGTGCCTTTCTTTGATGACCAATCTCGTATAGGATTTCGCCGGTAGCCGAGTTGCTCATAAACTCGATGGGCCTCTGTCATGGTCGGCTGGGTCGAAAGGACCATCTTGGAATACCCGGATGAGACGGCCCGTCTCTCACAGGCCATAATGAGGCGTGATGCAACACCCTGTCCCCGTGCTTCTGGATAAACTGCCAGCAAGTGAATTTCAGCTTCATCCTCCTCTGCCACCTGACGGGCCGGGCTAGTTGGGAGGACAAATATGACCATGCCGAGAAGTTTTCCTGTCGGCGATCTGGCCAGCATGATCTCGCCGCGTTTTTGCAGCTCGGCAAGTGCAAATATTTTCTCGGCGCTTGATTTTTCCGTATATCCCTCGCCAACAAAAACACGAGCCAGCAATGATGTGATTTCCAGATCTTCTTCGGCTGTGCCATGATAATTCAGGATTTGGAAACTCACTATCTAGCGATTGTTAATTGTCCTGTTGTATCTTAAAAAGAATATAGTGCCAGAGGTGGCACCTGTATAACTTGCGGGGGATTATTACAGCTTGGTGCCGCACTCTTCGCAGAATGCCGCGCCAGCCTCATTCTGGTAGCCGCACGACGGGCACTTGCCTGCTGTCGCCGGAGCGCCGCCTGCCTTTAGCAGTACAATGTCTCCTATCTTTGAGATGCCGTCCCATTGTACTTCCTTTTTGTCTCCCGCGCTAGAAACTATCTTGACTGATATCGTTGCCCTGCCGCCCTGCTTTCTCAGTCCTACTTCCTCTATCTTGCCCACGAGCATGGCCTCGCCGTCGTATGCAGCCATGCCCACGAGCTGGCTTATCGAAACAAAACCCCCGTCCTGCGTCGGCGAAATGACTGCCGCCGGCACCGGAGTAATAGCGCTTTCGGGCGCGGGGGCTGCCTCTGCCTTTGGCGCTACCTGAGGCGTTTGCGCAGGCGCGTTGAACTTGCGGTACTGCGCAATGGTCGCGTTGCACGCCCTGCACTTGTACTCGCCTTTTTCCACGAGCGTCACGCCCTCGCCGAGATCCTCGTTAGGGTTGTCGTAGCTGAGTGTGGGCGCGCCCTCAAAGTCGCGCTCGCACTTGTTGCAGAAATATTTCACAAACCTGCCAGTGTCAAGCCTGCCAATCCCGGCAAGGAACAGCTCCGGCCCGCCAAGGTTGGCCATCTTTTGCTCCTCGTCGCTAACCTTTGCAATAGCATAACCTCCAGAGCCGCGCAATTTTTTCTCGGCCATGTCCTCTGTCATCATGTTTGATAGCTATCACCGCGTAGGTTTGTTATTTAAATCGTGCTTGTGCTTTGTTAATATACCAAAGATGCTCTCTTGCAGTTATCATCATGAACACCGTCGCAGTCCTGCTGTACCGTAACCTTGTCGCCTCGATAGACAAGGTGTTTCTGATATGGCAGGTGGTGTTTCCGATAATCTACATCTTTATCGCCGGCTACTCGTACGCGGGTCTCTTGGGCGGGCAGGGCATTGCGATAGGGAGCACGAGCGTCCCATACCCCGCGTACCTTGCCGCCGGCATGATAGGCTTTAACATGATGAACTCTAGCACGGTGGCTGGCAGCATCATATGGAACGACAAGAAAAACGGCATGTTCAAGCAGATCCTGGTGATGCCCTTTGCGCGCATGGAGTACGTACTGGGCAACATCGTTACGATAATGCTGATGGGCCTTGCAAGCGCCGGCCTGATACTTCTTGCCGGCTCGCCCACGCTTCTTGGCAGCGCGCAGCCTACATTTGTGGGCTCGCTGTACGTGCTCTATGCGCTCATAGTCGGCGCGGTGTTCTTTGGCTCTATTGCGATAATCATATCGACTCGGCTGAAAAGCAGCGAGGGCTTTAACGTGATTGTAAACAGCGTGTTTCTGTTCTTCTCGTTTGTCAGCTCTGCGTTCTACCCGTCAGAAGGGGTGCCTTCAGAACTTGGGACTGCCTTTTACATAAATCCCTTGACCTACATCGTCGACATTACCCGCGCCGGCGTCTTTAACCAGATAACGTTCTTTACAAACGTCGAGGTAGGAGTGATAGCCGCAGCGACTGCAGGCACGTTCCTGCTTGCGACGCTGTCAATTCTCAGGATGAAGATTTAGCACTGCTGCTTACCACCGTCAGGAACACTTCCTCAAGCGTCGGCGGGTTGACCGATACGCTTTCCATCTGGATGCCGTTTCTTGCAAGCGCCTCTATCGCCCTGACAAGCACGTCCTGCGCGTCCTTGGAGCTTATCCTTATCGTGTCTTGTGCAGGGACTTCGATGACCGACTGGCCGCCGGCTATTGGGCTTAACAAGCCCATGACAGACTGCGCGGTCGCGTCCTTTAGCTTGATCTCGACTGCCTTTATACCGCCGTACTTTTGCTTCAGGCCAGCCGGCGTGTCTATCGCTATCATCCTGCCCCTGTTGATGATTGCTATCTCGTCGCACAGGTATTCTACCTCTTCCATGATG contains:
- a CDS encoding ABC transporter permease; the protein is MNTVAVLLYRNLVASIDKVFLIWQVVFPIIYIFIAGYSYAGLLGGQGIAIGSTSVPYPAYLAAGMIGFNMMNSSTVAGSIIWNDKKNGMFKQILVMPFARMEYVLGNIVTIMLMGLASAGLILLAGSPTLLGSAQPTFVGSLYVLYALIVGAVFFGSIAIIISTRLKSSEGFNVIVNSVFLFFSFVSSAFYPSEGVPSELGTAFYINPLTYIVDITRAGVFNQITFFTNVEVGVIAAATAGTFLLATLSILRMKI
- a CDS encoding GNAT family N-acetyltransferase, encoding MSFQILNYHGTAEEDLEITSLLARVFVGEGYTEKSSAEKIFALAELQKRGEIMLARSPTGKLLGMVIFVLPTSPARQVAEEDEAEIHLLAVYPEARGQGVASRLIMACERRAVSSGYSKMVLSTQPTMTEAHRVYEQLGYRRNPIRDWSSKKGTDGNSKIYFVYEKRL
- a CDS encoding ATP-binding protein, with translation MTRSTTTAADDEDQEGKTEVRHGYREMEEGIEPEKTEIIQGVENVVALAETISQIRERLDTCMDSNGVSSVATNLYEKLARLKEKGVKLRYITEVTRGNVPQCKKLLNAVELRHLQGIKGNFGIADGVDFRSSASVVGGQHPTEVIRSTARQFVKQQQYFFDMLWEKAIPAEQRIKEIEEGIEPEITEIVTGWDGIFKRNIESFSKARQAVDHCCDALVPPKIVGSPVYEAGTDFVKRGGKIRMITEITAENLPSVKELMKTQEIRHVNGFNLNFGISEAVFLAPTSVYAMSSNPQLIYSNSRDLIRQHQYLFDTLWEKAIPAEQRIKEIEEGIGPEFIETIKDPDKVLKLGYDLLKEAKSEVLVIFSSANAFLRQERAGLMRLLTKMAEGHGGVQIRIMTPIDDRIKETVEKFEEHSQQKIKVKSIEPSLQTRVTLLIVDRRYSLAVELKDDAKETSLEAMGMATYSNSKATVLSYTSIFESLWNQAELYERIKQLYEQLKAHSEMQKEFISIAAHELRTPIQPIIGLTEILNQKEGNSSEYHQLLEIINRNANRLNRLTETLLDVARIDSQSLRLNKETLDLNDTIMEAIGDMEKSMDNNNNKTTLSFLRKEKEDVFVNADRGRITQVIYNLLSNAIKFAGGGTVTVMLGKESNDDGRFAIVSVRDSGSGIDPEIVPRLFTKFASKSEKGTGLGLFISKGIVEAHGGKIWAKNNKDSRGATFAFSLPLVSK
- a CDS encoding cupredoxin domain-containing protein, with amino-acid sequence MPAAAGLAAGFAFVALFSAWAANPPLYRIDSWIVYAVKIPEGAAAQERNFEPEVIDMKSGSAIRWTNNETAPTTVVIGPACTPSSDVYKATTASRVKLEKQLAPGESFECRFNDMGEYTIHAEPWPWMRGTIKVAP
- a CDS encoding 4-hydroxybutyrate--CoA ligase; the protein is MSNNSIFFSPKSIAVIGASEKPGVGKTIFTNIAKHFKGKIYPVTPSNPTVGGLTAYKSVLDIPESVDLAVVAAPSRFTPAVMEEVGKKGIKGAIIVSAGFKEVDEEGARLEREVGEISKKYGIRVIGPNCLGIMSLSKDNMMNSTFLKITPSYGGIALVSQSGAICAATVEDAGAQNIGFSKVISMGNKVDMDESDVLELLAEDDDTKVVVMYLEDIRNARRFMDIAKRITTEKKKPVIVLKSGRTAEGAKAAASHTGALGGSDANYEAAFAQCGVIRVDTMGELFDLATAFSKQPLPEGGVVIVSNAGGPAIISTDACSKYGLKMADISSIRDDIAKVIPAYGSPRNPVDIVGDADFNRFDKVLNLVLAHPNVGSVVTMCTPSATLNYDDLARVLVKTSRQFPNKTILASLMGLAEGVENRAIMSEGGVPYYLYAEPAIRTLKAVYDFKSWVDSAKTKAGTLSFAKDTAKVREIFASVKKQGRNNLLEEEGYEVLRAYGFPTPKSILGATEDECVKAAKEIGYPVVMKIASPDIIHKSDAGGVKVGIKSDDELRAAFRSIMENAKKYKADAKIKGVLVQEMVKSAKETILGASQDPTFGPVIMFGLGGIYVEVLKDVVFRVAPIDEREAARMVESIKTIKLLKGVRGEKPSDLKAIADSLQRLSQLVTDFPEIKEFDINPLLVLEEGKGARVVDARIILK
- a CDS encoding zinc-ribbon domain-containing protein — protein: MMTEDMAEKKLRGSGGYAIAKVSDEEQKMANLGGPELFLAGIGRLDTGRFVKYFCNKCERDFEGAPTLSYDNPNEDLGEGVTLVEKGEYKCRACNATIAQYRKFNAPAQTPQVAPKAEAAPAPESAITPVPAAVISPTQDGGFVSISQLVGMAAYDGEAMLVGKIEEVGLRKQGGRATISVKIVSSAGDKKEVQWDGISKIGDIVLLKAGGAPATAGKCPSCGYQNEAGAAFCEECGTKL
- a CDS encoding M20/M25/M40 family metallo-hydrolase gives rise to the protein MIDSLVDAGMNDLISDLQALIRQPSVSAKKVGLVECANLVAKMMQKAGINSEVLYLDDKTVPPIVYGEVKSKANPAAKTLLFYNHYDVQPEEPLELWEDEPFSGTVRDNKVFGRGSADDKGELVTRIKAVEYFLKETGNVPCNIKFIVEGEEEVGSVHVEQYLKKYKEKLACDGVIWEFGYVDAKDRPILSLGMKGLLYVELIATGPSRDAHSSLAVLIENPAWRLVSALKTMRDEKSGRVTIKDWYKEVKPFTKQELAVISKEPFDEGEFRSEYGIKRFVAGARGRDAKKALVGMPTCNIAGFDSGYIGEGAKTVLPAKARVKIDFRLVPGMVPEKQLARLKKHLKDHGFSDIEVNFIHGEAAARTSIYDPFVKKVDEAAREAFGSSILSVSSAGTGPMYSFVKVLKAPCISIGSTYMFARIHSPNEFARIDLLNKCTKCMVRIIEKFAA